From one Candidatus Thioglobus sp. NP1 genomic stretch:
- the deoC gene encoding deoxyribose-phosphate aldolase, with protein sequence MSNKNIAFDNNEPLEDKKIISYITSENLNHADAKRNPGMDFRLDKISNISINRSAIERRCKNYGVRRSIKKDKQAAWLLKAITLIDLTTLSGDDTEARVQRLCSKGKKPLNSSLSSILGVESLDINVAAICVYHDMLAAAKKNLGKSNINLAAVSTGFPAGLSPLPLRLQEIEYSVASGANEIDIVISRRHVLEGNWQKLYNEVKLFREKCGDAHMKTILATGELGNLSNIARASQICMMAGADFIKTSTGKESTNATLPVSLVMVRMIRDYYNETGIRIGFKAAGGISDTKTALTYMTMIQEELGRRWLEPDLFRFGASSLLGDIERQLDHFVSGYYSASYRHPLG encoded by the coding sequence ATGAGCAATAAAAATATAGCTTTTGATAATAATGAACCTCTTGAAGATAAGAAGATTATTTCTTATATAACGAGTGAAAATTTAAATCATGCTGATGCTAAGAGAAATCCAGGAATGGATTTTCGACTCGACAAGATTTCTAATATTTCAATTAATCGAAGTGCAATAGAGCGTCGTTGTAAAAATTATGGAGTGCGTCGAAGCATTAAAAAAGACAAACAAGCTGCATGGTTACTTAAGGCAATCACATTAATAGACCTAACGACACTTTCTGGAGATGATACTGAAGCGAGAGTTCAACGACTTTGTAGTAAAGGAAAAAAACCCTTAAACTCCTCTTTAAGTTCAATTCTAGGTGTTGAATCACTAGATATAAATGTTGCTGCAATATGTGTTTATCATGATATGTTAGCAGCTGCTAAAAAAAATCTAGGTAAATCAAATATTAACTTAGCAGCAGTATCAACTGGCTTTCCTGCAGGACTTTCACCCCTGCCATTGCGACTTCAAGAAATTGAATACTCAGTTGCATCTGGTGCTAATGAAATTGATATAGTAATTAGTCGTCGTCATGTATTAGAGGGCAATTGGCAAAAACTTTATAATGAAGTTAAATTGTTTCGTGAAAAATGTGGTGACGCACATATGAAAACTATATTGGCAACTGGGGAGCTTGGAAATCTTAGTAATATTGCTAGAGCCTCTCAAATCTGCATGATGGCTGGCGCTGATTTTATTAAAACTTCTACTGGAAAAGAGTCAACTAATGCTACTTTGCCCGTTAGTCTTGTAATGGTCCGAATGATACGAGATTACTATAATGAAACTGGAATTCGCATTGGATTTAAAGCGGCTGGTGGAATAAGTGATACCAAGACGGCATTAACTTATATGACAATGATTCAAGAAGAACTTGGAAGAAGATGGCTCGAACCAGATTTATTTCGCTTTGGAGCCTCAAGCTTACTTGGTGATATTGAACGCCAACTGGATCACTTTGTTAGCGGCTATTATTCTGCCTCTTATCGTCACCCTTTAGGATAG
- a CDS encoding purine-nucleoside phosphorylase codes for MSQVDDCINIINQNIDDFKPEVGLILGSGLGQFCDNVEIKASIDFNQLPGFPEAGVGGHAGRLLFGNVGKTNIVIMQGRAHYYEHGKADVMAVAIQTLKAIGCNSLVLTNAAGSLVKEASPGSVMLITDHINMTGVSPLFGAKSNKRFVDMSNAYDLSKSESMRKAAKSKEIKLYEGVYAWFSGPQFETPAEIKAVKILGAHAVGMSTVPEVILARHQDLPLCALSVITNYAAGMSETALSHEQTIAFASKAADTVEHLLISYLEGQS; via the coding sequence ATGAGTCAAGTTGATGATTGTATTAATATAATCAATCAAAATATAGATGACTTTAAGCCTGAGGTTGGGCTTATCCTTGGCTCAGGATTAGGCCAATTCTGTGATAACGTAGAAATTAAAGCGAGTATTGATTTTAATCAACTTCCTGGCTTTCCGGAAGCTGGTGTTGGAGGACATGCAGGACGCTTACTTTTTGGGAATGTAGGTAAAACGAATATAGTTATAATGCAAGGTAGAGCCCATTATTATGAGCATGGTAAGGCAGATGTAATGGCTGTTGCAATTCAAACTCTAAAAGCGATAGGATGTAATAGCCTTGTATTAACTAATGCCGCAGGAAGTCTAGTCAAAGAAGCCTCTCCAGGAAGTGTAATGCTTATTACTGATCATATTAATATGACTGGAGTTTCACCACTGTTTGGTGCAAAAAGTAATAAGCGTTTTGTTGATATGAGTAATGCCTATGATCTCTCAAAAAGTGAGTCTATGCGTAAAGCAGCAAAATCAAAAGAAATTAAGCTTTATGAAGGAGTCTATGCTTGGTTTAGTGGCCCTCAATTTGAAACACCTGCTGAAATAAAAGCTGTAAAAATATTAGGCGCTCATGCTGTTGGCATGTCTACAGTTCCTGAAGTCATTTTAGCTCGTCATCAAGATCTACCCTTGTGCGCCCTTTCAGTAATTACTAATTATGCTGCTGGAATGAGTGAAACAGCTCTAAGTCATGAGCAAACAATTGCTTTTGCAAGCAAAGCAGCGGATACTGTCGAACATTTATTAATTTCATACCTTGAAGGTCAATCTTAA